The following proteins are co-located in the Pomacea canaliculata isolate SZHN2017 linkage group LG10, ASM307304v1, whole genome shotgun sequence genome:
- the LOC112574203 gene encoding protein FAM49B-like, whose translation MGNLLRILLNPETPSKGSDIFVDFESAEPTDREQETWNLVQEVLVSARSILKELKGYVGASEEIRLAISNPRDEFLQEKAWEAVCPLVAKLKMFYEFSLKLEQVIPKLLKVLCSEDMTPKEHLEEQQALFKQFAEILDFVLKFDDLKMTNPAIQNDFSYYRRTLSRRKMANEDEFHEGEVAVSNEMANRMSLFYAQATPMLKTLSDITSHFVSQHKELPVEQTTDCLSTMANICRVMIENPVYNSRFKSDETKFFCLRVMVGVIILYDHVHPVGAFAKTSGIEVKSSIKLLKDQEPGKVEGLLNALRYTTKHLQDESTPRQIKTLLA comes from the exons ATGGGAAATCTTCTTCGCATTTTGTTAAACCCAGAGACACCGTCTAAAGGTTCAGACATATTTGTTGATTTTGAAA GTGCAGAACCCACAGACAGAGAGCAGGAGACATGGAATTTAGTGCAAGAAGTTTTAGTGTCTGCACGGTCTATACTCAAAGAATTAAAGGGCTATGTTGGTGCATCAGAAGAAATACGACTG GCCATTTCTAATCCCAGAGATGAGTTTTTGCAGGAAAAAGCATGGGAAGCAGTTTGCCCACTAGTGGCtaaattgaaaatgttttatgaatTTTCCTTAAAACTTG AACAAGTAATACCCAAGCTCCTGAAGGTATTGTGTTCAGAAGACATGACACCAAAGGAGCACCTTGAAGAACAGCAGGCACTCTTCAAGCAGTTTGCCGAGATTCTTGACTTTGTACTCAAGTTTGATGACTTAAAG atgacTAATCCTGCCATCCAAAATGACTTCAGCTACTACAGGCGTACACTGAGTCGGCGAAAGATGGCAAATGAG gaTGAATTTCATGAAGGGGAGGTGGCAGTGTCAAATGAAATGGCCAACCGCATGTCCCTTTTCTATGCTCAAGCCACTCCTATGCTGAAAACACTTAGTGATATAACATCGCACTTTGTTTCTCAG CATAAGGAATTGCCTGTGGAGCAGACAACAGACTGCCTGAGCACCATGGCAAATATATGCCGAGTGATGATTGAAAATCC GGTATATAACTCTCGATTCAAAAGTGACGAGACCAAGTTCTTCTGCCTCCGAGTCATGGTGGGGGTTATTATTCTTTATGACCATGTACATCCGGTAGGAGCCTTTGCAAAAACATCAGGGATAGAG gTAAAAAGTTCCATCAAACTTCTCAAAGATCAGGAACCAGGAAAGGTGGAGGGCTTATTAAATGCTTTAAG GTACACAACAAAGCATCTTCAAGATGAGTCAACACCCAGGCAGATAAAGACTCTGCTGGCATAG